CAGGTGGTTATCGGTCTGCGTGAAGGCAAATCATTTGATACTGCCAAGAATGACGGCTTTGAAGTATTGTCTGTGGCAGAAGCGGTATCCCGTGCAGATGTGGTGCAAATCCTTATGCCGGACGAAACACAGGCATCTGTATATAAGAACGATATCGAACCGAACCTTAAGAATGGCGCGGCTCTGATGTTCTCCCACGGTTTCAACGTGCATTTTGGACAAATCGTAGCTCCTAAGGATGCGGATGTACTGTTGGTAGCTCCTAAATCCCCTGGACACATGGTCCGCCGTACTTATGTTGAAGGCTTCGGCGTTCCTGGCCTGATCGCTATTGAACAGGATGCGACTGGCAATGCCAAGGCAATTGGTCTGGCGTATGCCAAAGGCATCGGCTGTACCCGTGCCGGAGTTATCGAAACTTCCTTCCGTGAAGAGACAGAAACGGATCTGTTCGGTGAACAGGCTGTTCTCTGCGGCGGTGTGTCCGAACTGATCAAGGCTGGTTTTGAAACATTGACTGAAGCCGGATATGCGCCTGAGATGGCTTACTTCGAGTGCTTGCATGAGCTGAAGCTGATCGTTGACATGGTATATGAAGGCGGATTGTCCAGCATGCGCGATTCCATCAGTAACACTGCAGAATATGGTGACTATGTAACCGGACCACGCATCATTACAGCTGAAACTAAGAAAGCCATGAAAGAAGTGCTGTCCGATATTCAACAGGGTAAATTCGCCCGCGACTTTATCCTGGAGAACCAATCCGGCCGGGCCTTCCTGACCGCTACCCGCCGCAATGAAGCCGCTCATCCGGTAGAAGTGGTCGGCAGCCAGCTGCGCGAAATGATGCACTGGATTAAGAAATAGGTCATATACTTACAACTACAACGAACCATAGGTAATCCTCAGATGCGGCCGTAATTTTGCGAGCCGCATTTGAGGGTTTATGGACAATCTTCAGGAGGTGCTCAGCATGCGGAAAATTCATGTGTTCGACACGACACTGCGTGACGGGGAACAGTCGCCGGGTGTGAACCTCAATACGCGTGAGAAGGTAGAAATCGCTTACCAGCTGGAGAAGCTGGGAATTGACCGGATGGAGGCTGGCTTTCCAGCCGCTTCGCCAGGAGATCTGGCTGCGGTGAACGCAGTGGCCAGAGCGGTCAAGAATGTCACCGTAATCGGTCTGTCCCGTTCCAGAGAGAGCGATATTGATGCGGTCAAGGAAGCGCTGCAGGGGGCA
This genomic interval from Paenibacillus sp. FSL H8-0332 contains the following:
- the ilvC gene encoding ketol-acid reductoisomerase, which encodes MAVTTYYEQDSELSVLKGKTIAVIGYGSQGHAQAQNLRDSGLQVVIGLREGKSFDTAKNDGFEVLSVAEAVSRADVVQILMPDETQASVYKNDIEPNLKNGAALMFSHGFNVHFGQIVAPKDADVLLVAPKSPGHMVRRTYVEGFGVPGLIAIEQDATGNAKAIGLAYAKGIGCTRAGVIETSFREETETDLFGEQAVLCGGVSELIKAGFETLTEAGYAPEMAYFECLHELKLIVDMVYEGGLSSMRDSISNTAEYGDYVTGPRIITAETKKAMKEVLSDIQQGKFARDFILENQSGRAFLTATRRNEAAHPVEVVGSQLREMMHWIKK